A single window of Paraburkholderia youngii DNA harbors:
- a CDS encoding efflux RND transporter periplasmic adaptor subunit gives MTTNKPTAKRMITMLICMGALLGALIGFNLYKAHMIRKFMAHNAVPAATVTSAVVSYQTWQPQLAAVGSLRSVRGVDVTSEVAGLVREIAFKSGEEVKAGQVLVRLNDRSDRAQLASLRAAADLSQTVYNRDTAQYDIQAIARAQVDTDAADLRSKRAQVEQQAALVEKKTIRAPFAGRVGITTVNPGQYINPGDAIVTLQAIDPIYVDFHLPQQELGQLQVGQSVAVNASAFVSHGFVGKIRAINPRLDSTTRNVEVEAALDNRERKLLPGMYASVKVDVGHEQRYLTLPQTAITYNPYGATVFVIKPGEHKDARGKTMPVAQQIFVTPGPTRGDQVAILKGLDEGALVVTSGQLKLKNGTPLVIDNRVLPADSPAPTPQEQ, from the coding sequence ATGACGACAAATAAACCAACAGCAAAACGGATGATCACCATGCTGATCTGTATGGGCGCTCTGCTTGGCGCGCTGATCGGTTTCAACCTGTACAAGGCGCATATGATCCGGAAATTCATGGCGCACAACGCGGTGCCGGCTGCTACCGTCACGTCCGCCGTCGTGAGCTATCAGACATGGCAGCCACAGCTTGCCGCTGTGGGCAGCCTGCGGTCCGTGCGCGGTGTCGACGTGACGAGTGAAGTGGCTGGACTAGTTCGCGAGATCGCATTCAAGTCCGGCGAGGAAGTCAAGGCCGGACAGGTGCTCGTGCGTCTGAACGACCGCTCGGACCGCGCGCAGCTCGCCTCGCTAAGAGCTGCCGCCGACCTATCGCAAACCGTCTATAACCGCGACACAGCACAGTACGACATTCAGGCGATTGCCAGGGCGCAAGTCGATACTGATGCCGCCGACCTGAGAAGCAAACGAGCACAAGTCGAACAGCAGGCCGCACTGGTCGAGAAAAAAACGATTCGCGCCCCCTTCGCGGGACGCGTGGGCATCACGACAGTCAATCCGGGCCAGTATATCAATCCGGGCGACGCCATCGTTACATTGCAAGCTATCGATCCCATCTACGTCGACTTTCACCTGCCCCAGCAGGAACTCGGTCAACTGCAGGTGGGACAGAGCGTCGCCGTAAATGCAAGTGCATTCGTGAGCCACGGCTTCGTGGGTAAGATCCGCGCTATCAACCCGCGCCTCGACAGCACGACGCGCAACGTGGAGGTCGAAGCGGCCCTCGACAACCGCGAGCGCAAACTGTTGCCGGGGATGTACGCTAGCGTAAAAGTCGATGTTGGTCACGAGCAGCGCTACCTGACACTGCCGCAAACGGCAATCACTTACAATCCCTACGGGGCAACAGTTTTCGTCATCAAACCGGGCGAGCATAAGGACGCACGCGGCAAAACGATGCCCGTTGCGCAACAAATCTTCGTAACGCCAGGACCCACGCGCGGCGATCAGGTTGCGATCCTGAAGGGCTTAGACGAAGGCGCACTAGTGGTAACGAGCGGCCAGCTCAAGCTGAAGAACGGCACACCGCTCGTGATCGACAATCGCGTGTTGCCGGCAGACAGTCCTGCTCCGACGCCCCAAGAACAATAA
- a CDS encoding efflux RND transporter permease subunit — MDFTDIFIKRPVLASVVSLFILVLGLRSLSTLKVSEYPQTGTGVVTITTSYYGASAETMAGFVTQPLEAAIAQVQGIDYMSSKSSTGVSSITATLRLNYDPNRALTEINTQIASMRNQLPPQAQQPVLTIQVGQTTDTIYMGFYSDVLPSNNVTDYLLRVVKPKLDSIQGVQTAEVLGGRQFALRAWLDSTKLAAHNVTASDVYTALGNNNYLATLGATKGQMTSVSLNAGTDLHSVEDFRKLVIKQKNGAIVRLEDVANVVLGADNYDSNVAFSGKRSVFIGIKVAPDANLLEVAKRVKAVFPDLQKHLPTGVSSDIVYDATDFIETAIDEVVKTLVEALLIVTLVIYLFFGSFRAVIVPLFAMPLSLIGTFFTMQLLGYSINLLTLLALVLAVGLVVDDAIIVVENFDRHLTTGGKRPFDAALIAARELSGPILAMTVVLIAVYLPIGFQGGLTGALFTEFAFTLASAVTMSGVVALSLSPMMCSRLFHHEQQPGRFNRLVHQQFEKVHRGYMRLLRSILDTWTVFVVMGAILLCGTIYLFATSQSELAPQEDQGIVLSLIQGPPNATIQQMQMYADQVFQISKQLPEYAQMFQLTGAPTLNQGFGGVLFTTWDRRKRGASELQQELQQKWNGIAGARVAAFQLPPLPGAQGFPVQFVINTTEPFDNLNEVTQAVLQQARESGMFLFVDSDLKIDKPETVLMVDRDKVASLGLTQSDMGQALGAALGGNYANYFSVAGRSYKVIPQLQQVDRMNPSQLLDYNLRTSDGSMIPASTVSHLKSTVVPESINHFQQMNSATISAVAAPRVSQGEVLEFLRNATTRVAPSGYNMDYSGLSRQFMHESGGFLITLMFAAVIVFLALAAQFESFRDPIVILVSVPLALFGALIFINIGVSTLNIYTQVGLVTLMGLISKHGILIVQFANELQRSGRSKREALEEAAGGRLRPIVMTTAAMVLGVLPLVIASGAGAAGRNAIGLVIFTGLSIGTLFTLFVVPSMYMLLGAEHHEKTTAMT, encoded by the coding sequence ATGGATTTCACCGATATCTTTATCAAACGGCCGGTCCTCGCGTCCGTGGTGAGCCTGTTCATCCTCGTGCTGGGCTTACGTTCCCTGTCGACACTCAAGGTTAGCGAATATCCCCAGACTGGCACTGGCGTCGTTACCATCACCACCTCGTACTATGGCGCTAGCGCCGAGACGATGGCCGGCTTCGTTACTCAGCCGCTCGAAGCCGCGATCGCACAGGTGCAAGGCATCGATTACATGTCGTCGAAGAGTAGCACGGGTGTCTCAAGTATCACCGCGACTCTCCGCCTGAACTACGATCCGAACCGCGCGCTAACAGAGATCAACACCCAAATCGCGTCTATGCGGAACCAGTTGCCACCCCAAGCGCAACAGCCAGTGTTGACGATTCAGGTCGGCCAGACTACTGACACGATATATATGGGCTTCTACAGCGATGTCCTGCCAAGCAACAACGTCACGGACTATCTGCTGCGCGTTGTCAAGCCGAAGCTCGATTCAATTCAGGGCGTGCAAACCGCAGAGGTTCTCGGCGGCCGTCAGTTCGCGTTGCGCGCGTGGCTTGATTCCACCAAGCTCGCAGCGCACAACGTGACGGCTTCTGACGTCTACACCGCACTCGGCAACAACAACTATCTGGCGACGCTCGGAGCAACCAAAGGCCAGATGACCAGCGTCAGTCTAAACGCCGGTACCGATCTGCATTCCGTCGAAGACTTCAGGAAGCTGGTTATCAAGCAGAAGAACGGCGCGATCGTACGCCTAGAGGATGTCGCCAATGTTGTGTTGGGTGCGGACAACTACGACTCCAATGTCGCTTTTAGTGGAAAACGCTCGGTGTTCATTGGGATCAAGGTAGCGCCCGACGCGAACCTGCTCGAAGTAGCGAAACGCGTCAAAGCTGTGTTCCCTGATCTGCAGAAGCACCTCCCCACGGGTGTGTCGAGCGACATCGTCTATGATGCCACGGACTTTATCGAGACTGCCATCGACGAAGTGGTGAAGACGCTCGTCGAGGCACTACTGATCGTAACGCTAGTGATTTACCTGTTCTTCGGCAGCTTCCGCGCGGTGATAGTGCCCTTGTTCGCGATGCCGCTGTCTCTGATCGGCACATTCTTTACGATGCAGTTGCTCGGCTACTCCATTAATCTACTGACGCTGCTCGCGCTGGTGCTCGCGGTCGGACTCGTGGTCGATGACGCGATCATCGTGGTTGAGAATTTCGACCGACACCTGACGACCGGGGGCAAGCGTCCCTTCGATGCCGCGCTCATCGCCGCGCGTGAACTCAGTGGCCCGATACTCGCAATGACTGTTGTGTTGATTGCCGTCTATCTCCCCATTGGCTTCCAAGGCGGACTGACGGGCGCACTGTTCACGGAGTTCGCATTTACACTGGCAAGCGCGGTCACTATGTCGGGCGTGGTCGCGCTAAGCCTATCGCCAATGATGTGCTCGCGACTCTTTCATCACGAGCAGCAACCCGGACGCTTCAACCGTCTCGTCCATCAGCAGTTTGAGAAAGTTCACCGGGGTTATATGCGGCTCCTGCGCTCGATACTGGACACATGGACCGTATTCGTCGTGATGGGTGCAATACTGTTATGCGGGACCATCTATTTATTTGCGACGTCACAGTCCGAACTCGCCCCCCAGGAGGACCAAGGCATCGTACTGTCGCTGATCCAGGGACCACCCAATGCGACGATTCAACAGATGCAGATGTATGCCGACCAGGTTTTCCAGATATCTAAGCAATTGCCCGAGTATGCGCAGATGTTTCAGTTGACAGGCGCGCCGACATTGAATCAGGGCTTCGGCGGCGTGCTCTTCACGACATGGGACAGACGAAAGAGAGGTGCCTCCGAGTTGCAACAGGAGCTTCAACAGAAGTGGAATGGCATCGCCGGCGCGCGAGTTGCTGCTTTCCAGCTTCCACCCCTGCCCGGTGCGCAAGGCTTCCCGGTGCAGTTCGTGATCAACACGACGGAGCCTTTCGATAACCTCAACGAAGTGACCCAAGCGGTTTTGCAACAGGCGCGCGAAAGCGGCATGTTCCTCTTTGTCGACAGTGACCTAAAGATCGACAAGCCCGAGACCGTTCTGATGGTCGACCGCGACAAGGTCGCCTCGCTCGGCCTTACGCAAAGCGACATGGGACAGGCGCTCGGAGCTGCGCTCGGTGGTAACTACGCGAACTATTTCTCGGTCGCCGGCCGTTCGTACAAGGTGATTCCCCAGCTTCAGCAGGTCGACCGAATGAACCCATCGCAGCTATTAGACTACAACCTACGCACTTCCGACGGCAGTATGATTCCTGCTTCGACTGTCTCGCATCTGAAGTCGACGGTTGTGCCCGAATCCATCAACCATTTTCAGCAAATGAATTCGGCAACGATCTCGGCCGTAGCCGCACCCCGCGTTTCGCAGGGCGAAGTACTCGAGTTCCTGCGCAACGCCACAACCCGCGTCGCTCCCTCAGGATACAACATGGACTATTCCGGACTTTCGCGCCAATTCATGCACGAGTCCGGCGGCTTCCTAATCACTCTGATGTTCGCAGCGGTCATTGTGTTCCTTGCACTCGCGGCGCAGTTTGAAAGCTTCCGCGATCCCATCGTCATTCTGGTATCAGTGCCGTTGGCGTTGTTCGGTGCGCTGATCTTCATTAACATCGGCGTTTCCACGCTCAACATCTACACGCAAGTCGGACTGGTCACACTCATGGGGCTTATCAGCAAGCATGGCATTCTCATCGTGCAGTTCGCGAATGAGTTACAGCGTTCAGGCCGCAGCAAGCGCGAAGCTCTTGAAGAAGCGGCAGGCGGGCGCCTGCGCCCGATCGTCATGACTACAGCCGCCATGGTGCTTGGTGTTCTGCCGCTAGTGATTGCGTCCGGCGCCGGCGCGGCAGGGCGCAACGCGATCGGGCTGGTAATATTCACAGGACTGTCGATCGGCACTCTGTTCACACTGTTCGTTGTCCCGTCGATGTACATGTTGTTAGGTGCAGAACATCACGAGAAAACAACAGCAATGACGTGA